A section of the Telopea speciosissima isolate NSW1024214 ecotype Mountain lineage chromosome 3, Tspe_v1, whole genome shotgun sequence genome encodes:
- the LOC122653602 gene encoding protein STICHEL-like 2 isoform X3, with translation MSDGRRHSVDIPLSKTLVALRRVRSLRDPSTNCTSKFSAFVDNVGWETNSCRGLVNDCHVGDLKNLDRRKVEFDSDPELSFSSRISGCKSVSSKKSPHLGNRSSDLAMPRKFDERGHSKSNCDGIHRNKSFSERHVSNHGDKILDLTCVPTSSNHMEHVDSYNKPTLGSALSERIDPSVKRKPGCVSRTESSLAEADVVGSCASSPNPTVSDARMEGSSCSTSLFGNEEADLVDRYHRGCGISCCWSRTPRLRELSLASEFEDHPLLLREGGEMNPSGQEQCYSYLKREIAPHSDSPSNFCQKFRPRSFNDLVGQHVVAQSLLNAILKGRITPFYLFHGPHGTGKTSTSRIFAAALNCLSLEENRPCGSCRECLFFFSGRSRDVKEVDPIRTNRRDRVRSLLKSAVLPPVSSRFKVFIIDECQLLRGEIWATILNSLEDLPRHVVFIMITADLDKLPRSVVSHSQRYHFPKIKDADIANMLTKICVEEDLDFDKVVLEFIATKANGSLRDAEMMLDQLSLLGKRITISLAYELIGIVSDDELLDLLDLALSSDTSNTVRRARELMKSRVDPMQLISQLANLIMDILAGRGQAGSSENRRNFFGRDTSNLQKLRHALKILSETEKQLRSSKNQTTWLTVALLQLSSVESSSLDVNDSRVYLRTASERDDGFGSKSSTREILKHPVSCLCNEDKSHNSVTHGDFKEKLDTIWRRVIENCHPNTLKSFLQKKGRLASVCINQGLAIAEVEFYHPDQVSRAEKSCKLIASSLQHVLGCNVEIRFNLVPCTATNTAKMKKQSLCLLYCFRGMQDKSRSSSEDLNDRLDDSDFTPGRVRREEKSIDTCSDSQSQYSIICPHSNKAASASRNSELTSQGTGIFSLHRSVQHDTQKVSHLRVGLSEEEGSNQECQVFAIEEPGNQLSCFSKTLRLHQRLRSSSSLQTICLEIPPDNKLELSIPQKTNFCASDPCTLRSGSSTYNYSSGDVHSRREESRVSSKIHCWGAPKFPFRKVMLCTSIVKLYI, from the exons ATGTCTGATGGACGGCGTCATTCTGTTGATATCCCTCTCTCTAAAACTCTTGTAGCACTAAGAAGAGTTCGATCACTAAGAGATCCATCAACAAACTGTACCAGCAAATTCTCTGCTTTTGTCGACAATGTGGGCTGGGAAACCAATTCTTGCCGTGGTCTGGTGAACGATTGCCATGTAGGTGACCTAAAGAA TTTAGATAGAAGGAAAGTGGAGTTTGATAGTGATCCTGAATTGAGTTTTAGTTCGAGAATATCTGGTTGCAAGTCAGTTTCATCAAAGAAATCACCTCACTTGGGAAATAGAAGCTCGGATTTGGCAATGCCTAGAAAGTTTGATGAGAGGGGACATTCTAAATCAAATTGTGATGGGATCCACCGGAACAAATCATTTAGTGAAAGACATGTCAGTAATCATGGGGACAAAATATTAGATTTGACATGTGTCCCAACTTCCAGCAATCATATGGAGCATGTAGATTCATATAACAAACCGACTTTAGGATCAGCACTGTCAGAAAGAATTGATCCTTCTGTAAAAAGGAAACCTGGATGTGTTTCAAGAACAGAATCATCTCTAGCAGAAGCAGATGTGGTGGGGAGTTGTGCAAGTAGTCCAAATCCAACTGTAAGCGATGCCCGGATGGAAGGTTCAAGCTGTAGCACATCACTTTTTGGAAATGAAGAGGCGGATCTTGTGGATCGCTATCACCGTGGATGTGGGATTAGTTGTTGCTGGTCAAGAACCCCAAGGTTGAGGGAATTAAGTCTTGCTTCTGAGTTTGAAGATCATCCCTTGTTATTGAGGGAAGGTGGGGAGATGAATCCATCTGGACAAGAACAGTGCTACTCATATCTTAAGAGAGAAATTGCTCCTCATTCTGACAGTCCAAGTAACTTCTGTCAGAAATTCAGGCCAAGGTCTTTCAATGATTTGGTAGGACAGCATGTAGTAGCACAGTCTCTCCTGAATGCTATTTTGAAAGGAAGAATCACCCCCTTTTATCTCTTCCATGGACCCCATGGTACCGGTAAGACTTCGACCTCTAGGATCTTTGCAGCAGCACTGAATTGCCTTTCCCTGGAAGAGAATAGGCCATGCGGATCATGTCGAGAAtgtttgttctttttctctGGAAGGAGCAGAGATGTGAAGGAAGTGGATCCCATTAGAACCAATCGGAGGGATAGGGTTAGGTCCCTCCTTAAGAGTGCAGTACTTCCACCAGTTTCGTCACGGTTTAAGGTCTTCATCATTGATGAGTGCCAGTTGCTCAGAGGGGAAATATGGGCAACCATTTTGAATAGCCTGGAGGATCTTCCCCGGCATGTTGTCTTTATAATGATCACTGCTGACCTGGATAAGTTACCACGTTCTGTTGTATCTCATTCCCAAAGATATCACTTTCCAAAGATAAAGGATGCTGATATTGCAAATATGTTGACAAAAATATGTGTTGAAGAAGATTTGGATTTTGACAAGGTTGTGTTGGAGTTCATTGCCACCAAAGCTAATGGTTCTCTTCGAGATGCAGAGATGATGCTTGATCAGCTGAGTTTACTTGGGAAAAGAATCACAATATCACTGGCCTATGAACTT ATTGGAATTGTTTCTGATGATGAACTGCTTGATTTGCTCGATTTGGCTTTGTCCTCTGACACTTCAAATACAGTTAGAAGGGCTAGGGAGCTTATGAAGTCGAGGGTTGATCCTATGCAGTTGATTTCTCAGCTTGCAAATCTCATCATGGACATTCTTGCTGGAAGAGGCCAGGCTGGAAGTTCCGAGAATAGAAGAAACTTTTTTGGAAGGGATACTT CAAACTTACAAAAGTTGAGGCATGCCTTAAAAATACTTTCTGAAACTGAGAAACAGTTGAGGTCATCAAAGAATCAAACAACTTGGCTAACAGTTGCACTTCTTCAATTAAGTTCTGTAGAATCGTCATCATTGGATGTAAATGATTCAAGAGTGTACCTGAGAACAGCAAGTGAGAGAG ATGATGGCTTTGGCAGCAAATCTTCCACTAGAGAGATTTTGAAACATCCTGTCTCTTGTTTGTGCAATGAAGATAAGTCCCATAATTCAGTGACGCATGGAGATTTTAAAGAGAAGCTAGATACCATTTGGAGGAGAGTCATAGAAAACTGCCACCCAAATACACTGAAGAGCTTTTTACAGAAAAAAGGGAGGTTGGCTTCTGTTTGTATCAACCAAG GTCTGGCAATAGCTGAAGTGGAATTCTATCATCCTGATCAGGTGTCCAGGGCAGAAAAATCATGTAAACTGATTGCTAGTTCACTTCAACATGTACTGGGGTGTAATGTAGAGATTAGATTCAATCTTGTTCCTTGTACTGCAACAAATACTGCTAAAATGAAAAAGCAGTCTTTGTGTTTGTTGTATTGCTTCCGTGGGATGCAAGACAAATCACGTTCAAGCTCGGAAGATCTGAATGACCGATTAGATGATTCTGATTTCACTCCTGGAAGAGTTAGAAGAGAGGAAAAGTCAATTGACACTTGCTCTGATTCTCAGTCCCAGTACTCAATTATCTGCCCTCATAGCAACAAAGCAGCCAGTGCCTCTAGAAATAGTGAATTAACTTCCCAGGGCACTGGGATTTTCTCACTGCACAGATCGGTGCAACATGATACACAAAAGGTGTCTCATTTAAGAGTTGGCTTGTCTGAGGAAGAGGGAAGCAACCAAGAGTGTCAGGTTTTTGCTATTGAAGAACCTGGGAATCAGCTGAGCTGCTTCTCAAAGACTCTGAGGCTTCATCAAAGGTTACGTTCATCTAGTTCTTTGCAGACTATTTGTTTGGAGATCCCACCAGACAACAAACTTGAATTGTCTATACCTCAGAAGACAAATTTTTGTGCAAGTGATCCTTGTACTCTCCGCTCCGGTTCCAGCACCTACAATTACAGCTCCGGGGATGTGCATAG CCGGAGGGAGGAATCAAGGGTGAGCTCGAAGATACATTGCTGGGGAGCTCCCAAGTTTCCCTTTAGAAAGGTAATGCTATGCACCTCCATTGTGAAACTATATATCTAG
- the LOC122653602 gene encoding protein STICHEL-like 2 isoform X1 — translation MSDGRRHSVDIPLSKTLVALRRVRSLRDPSTNCTSKFSAFVDNVGWETNSCRGLVNDCHVGDLKNHNFHESRNFGLDRRKVEFDSDPELSFSSRISGCKSVSSKKSPHLGNRSSDLAMPRKFDERGHSKSNCDGIHRNKSFSERHVSNHGDKILDLTCVPTSSNHMEHVDSYNKPTLGSALSERIDPSVKRKPGCVSRTESSLAEADVVGSCASSPNPTVSDARMEGSSCSTSLFGNEEADLVDRYHRGCGISCCWSRTPRLRELSLASEFEDHPLLLREGGEMNPSGQEQCYSYLKREIAPHSDSPSNFCQKFRPRSFNDLVGQHVVAQSLLNAILKGRITPFYLFHGPHGTGKTSTSRIFAAALNCLSLEENRPCGSCRECLFFFSGRSRDVKEVDPIRTNRRDRVRSLLKSAVLPPVSSRFKVFIIDECQLLRGEIWATILNSLEDLPRHVVFIMITADLDKLPRSVVSHSQRYHFPKIKDADIANMLTKICVEEDLDFDKVVLEFIATKANGSLRDAEMMLDQLSLLGKRITISLAYELIGIVSDDELLDLLDLALSSDTSNTVRRARELMKSRVDPMQLISQLANLIMDILAGRGQAGSSENRRNFFGRDTSEANLQKLRHALKILSETEKQLRSSKNQTTWLTVALLQLSSVESSSLDVNDSRVYLRTASERDDGFGSKSSTREILKHPVSCLCNEDKSHNSVTHGDFKEKLDTIWRRVIENCHPNTLKSFLQKKGRLASVCINQGLAIAEVEFYHPDQVSRAEKSCKLIASSLQHVLGCNVEIRFNLVPCTATNTAKMKKQSLCLLYCFRGMQDKSRSSSEDLNDRLDDSDFTPGRVRREEKSIDTCSDSQSQYSIICPHSNKAASASRNSELTSQGTGIFSLHRSVQHDTQKVSHLRVGLSEEEGSNQECQVFAIEEPGNQLSCFSKTLRLHQRLRSSSSLQTICLEIPPDNKLELSIPQKTNFCASDPCTLRSGSSTYNYSSGDVHSRREESRVSSKIHCWGAPKFPFRKVMLCTSIVKLYI, via the exons ATGTCTGATGGACGGCGTCATTCTGTTGATATCCCTCTCTCTAAAACTCTTGTAGCACTAAGAAGAGTTCGATCACTAAGAGATCCATCAACAAACTGTACCAGCAAATTCTCTGCTTTTGTCGACAATGTGGGCTGGGAAACCAATTCTTGCCGTGGTCTGGTGAACGATTGCCATGTAGGTGACCTAAAGAATCACAATTTTCATGAGTCCCGAAACTTCGGTTTAGATAGAAGGAAAGTGGAGTTTGATAGTGATCCTGAATTGAGTTTTAGTTCGAGAATATCTGGTTGCAAGTCAGTTTCATCAAAGAAATCACCTCACTTGGGAAATAGAAGCTCGGATTTGGCAATGCCTAGAAAGTTTGATGAGAGGGGACATTCTAAATCAAATTGTGATGGGATCCACCGGAACAAATCATTTAGTGAAAGACATGTCAGTAATCATGGGGACAAAATATTAGATTTGACATGTGTCCCAACTTCCAGCAATCATATGGAGCATGTAGATTCATATAACAAACCGACTTTAGGATCAGCACTGTCAGAAAGAATTGATCCTTCTGTAAAAAGGAAACCTGGATGTGTTTCAAGAACAGAATCATCTCTAGCAGAAGCAGATGTGGTGGGGAGTTGTGCAAGTAGTCCAAATCCAACTGTAAGCGATGCCCGGATGGAAGGTTCAAGCTGTAGCACATCACTTTTTGGAAATGAAGAGGCGGATCTTGTGGATCGCTATCACCGTGGATGTGGGATTAGTTGTTGCTGGTCAAGAACCCCAAGGTTGAGGGAATTAAGTCTTGCTTCTGAGTTTGAAGATCATCCCTTGTTATTGAGGGAAGGTGGGGAGATGAATCCATCTGGACAAGAACAGTGCTACTCATATCTTAAGAGAGAAATTGCTCCTCATTCTGACAGTCCAAGTAACTTCTGTCAGAAATTCAGGCCAAGGTCTTTCAATGATTTGGTAGGACAGCATGTAGTAGCACAGTCTCTCCTGAATGCTATTTTGAAAGGAAGAATCACCCCCTTTTATCTCTTCCATGGACCCCATGGTACCGGTAAGACTTCGACCTCTAGGATCTTTGCAGCAGCACTGAATTGCCTTTCCCTGGAAGAGAATAGGCCATGCGGATCATGTCGAGAAtgtttgttctttttctctGGAAGGAGCAGAGATGTGAAGGAAGTGGATCCCATTAGAACCAATCGGAGGGATAGGGTTAGGTCCCTCCTTAAGAGTGCAGTACTTCCACCAGTTTCGTCACGGTTTAAGGTCTTCATCATTGATGAGTGCCAGTTGCTCAGAGGGGAAATATGGGCAACCATTTTGAATAGCCTGGAGGATCTTCCCCGGCATGTTGTCTTTATAATGATCACTGCTGACCTGGATAAGTTACCACGTTCTGTTGTATCTCATTCCCAAAGATATCACTTTCCAAAGATAAAGGATGCTGATATTGCAAATATGTTGACAAAAATATGTGTTGAAGAAGATTTGGATTTTGACAAGGTTGTGTTGGAGTTCATTGCCACCAAAGCTAATGGTTCTCTTCGAGATGCAGAGATGATGCTTGATCAGCTGAGTTTACTTGGGAAAAGAATCACAATATCACTGGCCTATGAACTT ATTGGAATTGTTTCTGATGATGAACTGCTTGATTTGCTCGATTTGGCTTTGTCCTCTGACACTTCAAATACAGTTAGAAGGGCTAGGGAGCTTATGAAGTCGAGGGTTGATCCTATGCAGTTGATTTCTCAGCTTGCAAATCTCATCATGGACATTCTTGCTGGAAGAGGCCAGGCTGGAAGTTCCGAGAATAGAAGAAACTTTTTTGGAAGGGATACTT CGGAAGCAAACTTACAAAAGTTGAGGCATGCCTTAAAAATACTTTCTGAAACTGAGAAACAGTTGAGGTCATCAAAGAATCAAACAACTTGGCTAACAGTTGCACTTCTTCAATTAAGTTCTGTAGAATCGTCATCATTGGATGTAAATGATTCAAGAGTGTACCTGAGAACAGCAAGTGAGAGAG ATGATGGCTTTGGCAGCAAATCTTCCACTAGAGAGATTTTGAAACATCCTGTCTCTTGTTTGTGCAATGAAGATAAGTCCCATAATTCAGTGACGCATGGAGATTTTAAAGAGAAGCTAGATACCATTTGGAGGAGAGTCATAGAAAACTGCCACCCAAATACACTGAAGAGCTTTTTACAGAAAAAAGGGAGGTTGGCTTCTGTTTGTATCAACCAAG GTCTGGCAATAGCTGAAGTGGAATTCTATCATCCTGATCAGGTGTCCAGGGCAGAAAAATCATGTAAACTGATTGCTAGTTCACTTCAACATGTACTGGGGTGTAATGTAGAGATTAGATTCAATCTTGTTCCTTGTACTGCAACAAATACTGCTAAAATGAAAAAGCAGTCTTTGTGTTTGTTGTATTGCTTCCGTGGGATGCAAGACAAATCACGTTCAAGCTCGGAAGATCTGAATGACCGATTAGATGATTCTGATTTCACTCCTGGAAGAGTTAGAAGAGAGGAAAAGTCAATTGACACTTGCTCTGATTCTCAGTCCCAGTACTCAATTATCTGCCCTCATAGCAACAAAGCAGCCAGTGCCTCTAGAAATAGTGAATTAACTTCCCAGGGCACTGGGATTTTCTCACTGCACAGATCGGTGCAACATGATACACAAAAGGTGTCTCATTTAAGAGTTGGCTTGTCTGAGGAAGAGGGAAGCAACCAAGAGTGTCAGGTTTTTGCTATTGAAGAACCTGGGAATCAGCTGAGCTGCTTCTCAAAGACTCTGAGGCTTCATCAAAGGTTACGTTCATCTAGTTCTTTGCAGACTATTTGTTTGGAGATCCCACCAGACAACAAACTTGAATTGTCTATACCTCAGAAGACAAATTTTTGTGCAAGTGATCCTTGTACTCTCCGCTCCGGTTCCAGCACCTACAATTACAGCTCCGGGGATGTGCATAG CCGGAGGGAGGAATCAAGGGTGAGCTCGAAGATACATTGCTGGGGAGCTCCCAAGTTTCCCTTTAGAAAGGTAATGCTATGCACCTCCATTGTGAAACTATATATCTAG
- the LOC122653602 gene encoding protein STICHEL-like 2 isoform X2 yields MSDGRRHSVDIPLSKTLVALRRVRSLRDPSTNCTSKFSAFVDNVGWETNSCRGLVNDCHVGDLKNLDRRKVEFDSDPELSFSSRISGCKSVSSKKSPHLGNRSSDLAMPRKFDERGHSKSNCDGIHRNKSFSERHVSNHGDKILDLTCVPTSSNHMEHVDSYNKPTLGSALSERIDPSVKRKPGCVSRTESSLAEADVVGSCASSPNPTVSDARMEGSSCSTSLFGNEEADLVDRYHRGCGISCCWSRTPRLRELSLASEFEDHPLLLREGGEMNPSGQEQCYSYLKREIAPHSDSPSNFCQKFRPRSFNDLVGQHVVAQSLLNAILKGRITPFYLFHGPHGTGKTSTSRIFAAALNCLSLEENRPCGSCRECLFFFSGRSRDVKEVDPIRTNRRDRVRSLLKSAVLPPVSSRFKVFIIDECQLLRGEIWATILNSLEDLPRHVVFIMITADLDKLPRSVVSHSQRYHFPKIKDADIANMLTKICVEEDLDFDKVVLEFIATKANGSLRDAEMMLDQLSLLGKRITISLAYELIGIVSDDELLDLLDLALSSDTSNTVRRARELMKSRVDPMQLISQLANLIMDILAGRGQAGSSENRRNFFGRDTSEANLQKLRHALKILSETEKQLRSSKNQTTWLTVALLQLSSVESSSLDVNDSRVYLRTASERDDGFGSKSSTREILKHPVSCLCNEDKSHNSVTHGDFKEKLDTIWRRVIENCHPNTLKSFLQKKGRLASVCINQGLAIAEVEFYHPDQVSRAEKSCKLIASSLQHVLGCNVEIRFNLVPCTATNTAKMKKQSLCLLYCFRGMQDKSRSSSEDLNDRLDDSDFTPGRVRREEKSIDTCSDSQSQYSIICPHSNKAASASRNSELTSQGTGIFSLHRSVQHDTQKVSHLRVGLSEEEGSNQECQVFAIEEPGNQLSCFSKTLRLHQRLRSSSSLQTICLEIPPDNKLELSIPQKTNFCASDPCTLRSGSSTYNYSSGDVHSRREESRVSSKIHCWGAPKFPFRKVMLCTSIVKLYI; encoded by the exons ATGTCTGATGGACGGCGTCATTCTGTTGATATCCCTCTCTCTAAAACTCTTGTAGCACTAAGAAGAGTTCGATCACTAAGAGATCCATCAACAAACTGTACCAGCAAATTCTCTGCTTTTGTCGACAATGTGGGCTGGGAAACCAATTCTTGCCGTGGTCTGGTGAACGATTGCCATGTAGGTGACCTAAAGAA TTTAGATAGAAGGAAAGTGGAGTTTGATAGTGATCCTGAATTGAGTTTTAGTTCGAGAATATCTGGTTGCAAGTCAGTTTCATCAAAGAAATCACCTCACTTGGGAAATAGAAGCTCGGATTTGGCAATGCCTAGAAAGTTTGATGAGAGGGGACATTCTAAATCAAATTGTGATGGGATCCACCGGAACAAATCATTTAGTGAAAGACATGTCAGTAATCATGGGGACAAAATATTAGATTTGACATGTGTCCCAACTTCCAGCAATCATATGGAGCATGTAGATTCATATAACAAACCGACTTTAGGATCAGCACTGTCAGAAAGAATTGATCCTTCTGTAAAAAGGAAACCTGGATGTGTTTCAAGAACAGAATCATCTCTAGCAGAAGCAGATGTGGTGGGGAGTTGTGCAAGTAGTCCAAATCCAACTGTAAGCGATGCCCGGATGGAAGGTTCAAGCTGTAGCACATCACTTTTTGGAAATGAAGAGGCGGATCTTGTGGATCGCTATCACCGTGGATGTGGGATTAGTTGTTGCTGGTCAAGAACCCCAAGGTTGAGGGAATTAAGTCTTGCTTCTGAGTTTGAAGATCATCCCTTGTTATTGAGGGAAGGTGGGGAGATGAATCCATCTGGACAAGAACAGTGCTACTCATATCTTAAGAGAGAAATTGCTCCTCATTCTGACAGTCCAAGTAACTTCTGTCAGAAATTCAGGCCAAGGTCTTTCAATGATTTGGTAGGACAGCATGTAGTAGCACAGTCTCTCCTGAATGCTATTTTGAAAGGAAGAATCACCCCCTTTTATCTCTTCCATGGACCCCATGGTACCGGTAAGACTTCGACCTCTAGGATCTTTGCAGCAGCACTGAATTGCCTTTCCCTGGAAGAGAATAGGCCATGCGGATCATGTCGAGAAtgtttgttctttttctctGGAAGGAGCAGAGATGTGAAGGAAGTGGATCCCATTAGAACCAATCGGAGGGATAGGGTTAGGTCCCTCCTTAAGAGTGCAGTACTTCCACCAGTTTCGTCACGGTTTAAGGTCTTCATCATTGATGAGTGCCAGTTGCTCAGAGGGGAAATATGGGCAACCATTTTGAATAGCCTGGAGGATCTTCCCCGGCATGTTGTCTTTATAATGATCACTGCTGACCTGGATAAGTTACCACGTTCTGTTGTATCTCATTCCCAAAGATATCACTTTCCAAAGATAAAGGATGCTGATATTGCAAATATGTTGACAAAAATATGTGTTGAAGAAGATTTGGATTTTGACAAGGTTGTGTTGGAGTTCATTGCCACCAAAGCTAATGGTTCTCTTCGAGATGCAGAGATGATGCTTGATCAGCTGAGTTTACTTGGGAAAAGAATCACAATATCACTGGCCTATGAACTT ATTGGAATTGTTTCTGATGATGAACTGCTTGATTTGCTCGATTTGGCTTTGTCCTCTGACACTTCAAATACAGTTAGAAGGGCTAGGGAGCTTATGAAGTCGAGGGTTGATCCTATGCAGTTGATTTCTCAGCTTGCAAATCTCATCATGGACATTCTTGCTGGAAGAGGCCAGGCTGGAAGTTCCGAGAATAGAAGAAACTTTTTTGGAAGGGATACTT CGGAAGCAAACTTACAAAAGTTGAGGCATGCCTTAAAAATACTTTCTGAAACTGAGAAACAGTTGAGGTCATCAAAGAATCAAACAACTTGGCTAACAGTTGCACTTCTTCAATTAAGTTCTGTAGAATCGTCATCATTGGATGTAAATGATTCAAGAGTGTACCTGAGAACAGCAAGTGAGAGAG ATGATGGCTTTGGCAGCAAATCTTCCACTAGAGAGATTTTGAAACATCCTGTCTCTTGTTTGTGCAATGAAGATAAGTCCCATAATTCAGTGACGCATGGAGATTTTAAAGAGAAGCTAGATACCATTTGGAGGAGAGTCATAGAAAACTGCCACCCAAATACACTGAAGAGCTTTTTACAGAAAAAAGGGAGGTTGGCTTCTGTTTGTATCAACCAAG GTCTGGCAATAGCTGAAGTGGAATTCTATCATCCTGATCAGGTGTCCAGGGCAGAAAAATCATGTAAACTGATTGCTAGTTCACTTCAACATGTACTGGGGTGTAATGTAGAGATTAGATTCAATCTTGTTCCTTGTACTGCAACAAATACTGCTAAAATGAAAAAGCAGTCTTTGTGTTTGTTGTATTGCTTCCGTGGGATGCAAGACAAATCACGTTCAAGCTCGGAAGATCTGAATGACCGATTAGATGATTCTGATTTCACTCCTGGAAGAGTTAGAAGAGAGGAAAAGTCAATTGACACTTGCTCTGATTCTCAGTCCCAGTACTCAATTATCTGCCCTCATAGCAACAAAGCAGCCAGTGCCTCTAGAAATAGTGAATTAACTTCCCAGGGCACTGGGATTTTCTCACTGCACAGATCGGTGCAACATGATACACAAAAGGTGTCTCATTTAAGAGTTGGCTTGTCTGAGGAAGAGGGAAGCAACCAAGAGTGTCAGGTTTTTGCTATTGAAGAACCTGGGAATCAGCTGAGCTGCTTCTCAAAGACTCTGAGGCTTCATCAAAGGTTACGTTCATCTAGTTCTTTGCAGACTATTTGTTTGGAGATCCCACCAGACAACAAACTTGAATTGTCTATACCTCAGAAGACAAATTTTTGTGCAAGTGATCCTTGTACTCTCCGCTCCGGTTCCAGCACCTACAATTACAGCTCCGGGGATGTGCATAG CCGGAGGGAGGAATCAAGGGTGAGCTCGAAGATACATTGCTGGGGAGCTCCCAAGTTTCCCTTTAGAAAGGTAATGCTATGCACCTCCATTGTGAAACTATATATCTAG